The Bacteroides ovatus genomic interval TTAGCATGAACGATCAATCTTTTGCAACGTTCTTTGATTGGTTATCAAACGGAATACCTATGCACATCAAGATACAAAATGGTCACTCATACATTTACCTTGATAAAGAAGGAATAGCTCCGATATTAAAGCTTCTTGGAGATTTTCATCCCATAGTATTAAAAATGCTGCCAAGTTTATTACCACCGGAAATGGCCGGACTTGCCGGATTTCTCGAACCGCTAATAGATATGCTATTTATCACTTGGCCGGAATGTGCATTGCTAGTTCAAAGTTTTGACTTGGGACTCGATCTCGTACCTCAAAATTAATATACTATTAAAGAATAAGAACAATGAAGAAATTATATACTTTGATAATCCTTTTATCCCTAACCGGTTTCGGAAGTAGCTTTGCCCAAACCTTGAAAGGACATATATACGACGCCAGAACCAATGAGCCATTGGTAGGCGCAGCCGTCACATACAAACTCCATGGCAATCAGGGAGCAGTGTCCAACATCAATGGAGAATATGAAATCAAACTGCCCGAGGGAGGAGTCGATCTTGTATTCAGTTATGTAGGCTATGAAGATGTATTGATGCCAATTGTTATCAATAAGCGTGAAGTCATCACGAAAGACGTTTATATGAAAGAAAGCACAAAGCTACTGGAAGAAGTGGTGGTTAGTGCCGGACGCTTTGAACAGAAGTTGAGTGACGTTACTGTTTCCATGGATGTGGTGAAAGCCGGAGATATTGCCCGTCAGGCACCGACAGATATTTCTTCCACACTCCGTACATTACCCGGTGTAGACATTGTAGACAAACAGCCCTCTATGCGCGGTGGCAGCGGATGGACTTACGGTGTAGGTGCACGCAGCCAGATTCTGATAGACGGCATGAGTACCCTGAATCCAAAAACCGGTGAAATCAATTGGAACACCATACCTTTGGAAAATGTAGAACAGGTGGAAGTTATTAAAGGAGCTTCCTCCGTGTTGTACGGGTCATCAGCCTTGAACGGCATTATCAACATCCGTACTGCACGTCCGGGACTGACTCCGAAAACACGTTTCAGTGCTTATGTGGGAGTATATGGTGATGCGGAAAACGACGAATACCAATGGAGCGACAAGAGTTTCTGGAAAGATGATAAATATTCTGTTAAACCAATCTTGCGCGGAAGTCTTCTTAGCGGTATACGGAATCCTATTTACGAAGGATTCGACCTCTCCCACTCCCGTCGTATCGGCAATTTCGATGTCAGCGGAGGAATCAATCTTTTCACTGACGAAGGATACCGCCAACAGGGATACAACAAACGTTTCCGTATGGGAGGGAGCCTCACTTATCATCAGCCTGATATGGGAATGAAACTGTTGAATTATGGTTTCAATGTCGATTTCCTTTCCAATCAATATGGTGACTTCTTTATCTGGCGTTCACCAACGGAAGTGTACAAACCGTCTCCTTTCACCAACATGGGACGTGAAGAGAATAATTTCCATATCGATCCGTTCATCAACTATGTGAATCCGGAAAACGGTACGTCACATAAGATTAAAGGACGTTTCTATTACAGTGCCGATAATATCGTACGCCCTACCCAAGGAACTTCCATCACTGATATTCTGGGAAATATGGGAACTGATGCCAAAACGATACAGAATATAGCCGGTGGCGATTACAGTTCACTTTATCCTGCATTGGTAGGTATAGGTTCCGGACTTATCAACGGAAATCTGGAAGATGCCATGAACGGAGTGTTCACCTCATTAGGCAATATTTTCCCGAATGCGACGACTGCCGATTATTGCGATCTGATCTCTTGGGTAATGGACAACGGAGTGCCGAGTGACTTAGGGGGACTTACGAACGGACAGTTACCGAGTGATCTGATTCCGTGGTTATCAAATGTTATCAATCCGTCACGAAACACTCCAAAAACACAGACTGATAAGAACTTCGATTACTACCTCGACTACCAGTTCAATAAGAAATGGGAAGGCGGTGCACAAATCACTACCGGAGTAACCCTGGAACATATCCGCTATGACTCCGCTGTAATGGATGAGGTATACAAAAGTGATAATATAGCTGCTTTCTTCCAATACGATCAGCGCTTCTGGGATCGTTTGAGTGTATCTGCCGGTGTACGTGCCGAATATTATCGGGTGAAT includes:
- a CDS encoding TonB-dependent receptor gives rise to the protein MKKLYTLIILLSLTGFGSSFAQTLKGHIYDARTNEPLVGAAVTYKLHGNQGAVSNINGEYEIKLPEGGVDLVFSYVGYEDVLMPIVINKREVITKDVYMKESTKLLEEVVVSAGRFEQKLSDVTVSMDVVKAGDIARQAPTDISSTLRTLPGVDIVDKQPSMRGGSGWTYGVGARSQILIDGMSTLNPKTGEINWNTIPLENVEQVEVIKGASSVLYGSSALNGIINIRTARPGLTPKTRFSAYVGVYGDAENDEYQWSDKSFWKDDKYSVKPILRGSLLSGIRNPIYEGFDLSHSRRIGNFDVSGGINLFTDEGYRQQGYNKRFRMGGSLTYHQPDMGMKLLNYGFNVDFLSNQYGDFFIWRSPTEVYKPSPFTNMGREENNFHIDPFINYVNPENGTSHKIKGRFYYSADNIVRPTQGTSITDILGNMGTDAKTIQNIAGGDYSSLYPALVGIGSGLINGNLEDAMNGVFTSLGNIFPNATTADYCDLISWVMDNGVPSDLGGLTNGQLPSDLIPWLSNVINPSRNTPKTQTDKNFDYYLDYQFNKKWEGGAQITTGVTLEHIRYDSAVMDEVYKSDNIAAFFQYDQRFWDRLSVSAGVRAEYYRVNNHHREAETKIFGTKVPFRPVFRAGLNYQLADYSFIRASFGQGYRNPSINEKYLRKDIGGVGVYPNLDIKPEKGFNAELGIKQGYKVGNFQGFVDVAGFYTQYKDMVEFQFGLFNNANYTMINSIGDAFQMLTDGKGFGIGAQFHNVSKAQIYGVEISTNGVYNFNKNTKLFYNLGYVYTEPRDADYQERNAVEGLYTDPLQMKEKSNTGKYLKYRPKHSFKATVDFQWKRINVGANVAWKSKILAVDYLMLDEREKQQKDLMDYVRGILFGYSKGETLATYWKKHNTDYATVDVRFGVKATKEVAFQFMVNNLLNKEYSYRPMAVAAPRTFVLKMDVTF